The Sebastes umbrosus isolate fSebUmb1 chromosome 10, fSebUmb1.pri, whole genome shotgun sequence nucleotide sequence CAGTAGCCTGCTGCATGTCACCACATGCATCAGACAGCATCATCACTGTTGAAGCATGGAGGCAGCATTGTGTATGGCTGGATGCCTTAAGTTGTCTATGGGAAGACCTGTGCAACATATTGAAGTTAATAGCTCTTGATTTCTTTAAAAGGTAATTTTCCAATTTTTAATAGCAAGCTGTATCTAAGGTAACTGACATTTAAAGACAGTCTTTtccaggaaaacaaacaaggcGTGTAGGTCATAATAAAAACCCCTCCCATTACTGatttacatataaaatatatacaaaatatatgcaACAAAAGACACAGACATCAGCATAGTTTTTAGGGGTTTAATGGGTGTACGGATTCATTTAAAGGAAGTgataaacacatacaaaaatacCCTTTCAATACATTTTAGAAACAAACATctaaatgacttgttttgttaaatgtttCCGAACAGCAAAACATGAGTCGTCTGAAACAGAGTGGTGCAGATTTCATTAAAAAGAGACCTACCTGCTATGAatgctattaaaaaaaaaaaaaaaaagaaaaaaaaaaaaagaatcacatggtacaaatatgcaaatataaataaagtgataAGAAAACCCCCGATAATGAAGAATATgcctttttgaaaaaaaacaaaaaactgttctCTGTACATTTTGGGGAAACGGATGCTGGAAAATCGCTCCCTGTGTCTCTCTACCTGCTCTGAAGAAGAGGGCGCCTCATCAgcatcactttactgtatacatatatctTCTGAAATCAAACAGTCACCAAGTTTCAGACCTTAAAGATGAAGGTCGGGGCCTAAGGCAGGAAGATAAATTGTCTCCTGACCCCCTGACCTCCCCACCCGTAGCCTCAGGAGATGCCTTTTTAAGAACCTCCACAGGAGGCGCAGAGGGTTAACACCCACAACGAAGGGAATCCCATCTCTCTCCAACAAATGACCATCTATGCAtgcatactcacacacacacacaaccacatacgcatgcattcacacacacaactcaaaAGCTTTTTTTCACCACAAACTCTTTCAGGACTTCGCTTCATCTGCTAGCAAACTGATCTGGTGGGGGTCGGGTGGAGGGGTCAAGCGGTATCCTGAACAATTTTGTTGTTTGGCCCTCCTGGTTTTAGATTTTAGGTGTCAAGACAATCACAGGGACGTACACAAAAACTGAAACACTTTCTTTAAACCGTCCAGCACTTTTTGCGTCAACCACACCTAATCTGACATCTTTAACACACCAGGCAAAGTAAGCAGAAAAACTCGTCAACCTTTTCTTTTAATCCAACACATACAACAGGCGGGACACTTTTGACACTGAAGCTACACTGAACAGAAGGATTAGCGGGGCGTTGTTGATATGGTTCTTCTTACTAATTTCTGCACTAATCCCTCTGAAAGCTGAACAATAACTGAAAAAGCTTCAGATCAATTTAAGCACTTCCAGAAAAATGCTGTTGTCATAGTAAGGATTTTCTCGCTCTTACCGGCACCTGAGAAGCGCTGATGTCACCGGGCGTCTACGATCACCTACACACACCGCAAGTCCAATACCAACCTGGAGTCCTCTCGTGGTGGTCCAAAGAGTCGTGGTTGTGATATCCAAGCAAACCCTCAATAAAGCCTCCCTGCAACTGTATCCAAACCTATACAgtgtttttacaaaaaaatatccaGGGctggagacattttttttttttttggacaagcaatagagaaaaacaaaaaaaattacaatttttttaaacttttttttttcctttttagatAAAACTACAATAGAATGGTCAAAAGACTTACAGAGatcttttgctctttttttttttaagacaaaaaagttATGTACATCAACATTTACTGTACAGGTTTCTGTTTGggagaaatgaaaagaaaataaatcagcaTACACTAGAAGTGTGTGTAGCAAGCGTCGATAAATGTTCTGGGGCTGTTTTTAAAACGTTAAccggaagggaaaaaaaagggggaaacgAAAAGAACAGCTCCGTTTCCATCTGAACtgtgtacattttttaaacGCTGAGGGATGAAGACGAGTAAAAAAAACGGTCGCTTTAGTTCTCATGTCGGATATCTCCGTGACGGTTGTGTTAAATGCCCTCTGGCTGTGAGCGACACAACATCTGGTTTGACAAAATCACCTATCCACTGGCAAATCTGTAATCTCTGAAAGATTTGAGGTGAAGCGTCCGTCCTGCTGCTTCACACTTGAGATTGACCGACCTGAACACACTGTGTGAAGTCATCTTCTCGCTGTTTGACTCAACTGTAAAGCCCcaactctctgtgtgtgtgtgtatatataaatccAGTCTACAGTTGTGTGTTCAAGCTATGTGGATTCTGgccttttctgtttctttcagCCTCTTGGCCTGCTCCTCCAGCGAGGGGGAGTGGGATCTCTTGGCCGTCGCTCCGTTCAGCGGGTCGGCTCCTCGGCTCACTAATGTGGGGATGGAGCTGCCGACGGGGGGCACCGCGTGTTTGGACGCCACGTGTtctacagagagagaaagaaaaggacaaaaacagTGTTTATTTTGGCGCCTGATTTTGATTTAGTCTTTTGACAAAAATGCACATTAGTTTTACCACAGTGACATTttagtcgccatcttggttgtgACTTTTGGATTGACCCACTTGTTCACTAAGGGCGCTTtgacaagccatagtccgtttggctagtccgaatcaagAGTGAAATTGAcacttttgatttgttttccatTTAGTCTGGTTCGATTTCACAGTGAAAGCGAAATCTTTTTTGTCTCCAGAGCTGCCACTTCTGTGCAGGGAATCCCAGACcttgaaatattgctgtcaaagggttttcactttgactcggcactgaccTACTGTGCGCATGAATCCCCAGTATCTCCCCTAGTTTATCTCGAATGACTATATAAACGTCACTGTTatcagatgtcaagcaaacatcagatgTGTCTGCGGTAGTTcaagtcagtcctctcccactcatgttgaCCTGTCGTTCACCTGCGTCCATCTCTGcaaatgcccgcacaggcagcTTATGTTTTGGTCTGATTGGAAAAGGTCTGAGACCACCTTTCACAAGCGGTCTAGGACCGACTGTTTTGGTCCACACAAGAGTACGATTACTATGTTCACAActgagtttgattaaaacagactaaatgttggcttgtgaaagtgctCTTTAATACGGTTCATTGTCTCAGTTTAACTTCAGACAAGCAgctaaaatgttagaaaaacatTAAGACAAAAAAGTTCCTTTAGCAGCACACCTACAGGAAGCTCTACATTAGAGAGATGACACTGATTGCATTCATTCCTACCGATAGCCTATAATACAAAAAACAGCTGACTGAAAGTAACATTAACTTTACACGTTGTATGTTTGTTACTAATGGCACGTTAACGTTAgcttgctttttaaaaaatgaaagtcagcgtGCTGTCCTGCATGTTTTCGTTAAGGATGCACGATTACTGATGCCGATaaagatgtttaaaataacaattttgcCGATACCCaatacagatgtttttgttgtttattttgttttggctgttatttattccccttttgtgccggggaaacaaagacatcttctttataaaaataactggactgttttaaagtcattcagcatttcactacactgtctttgaatgagcacaaattcaatcatacaaatgtatgaaacaacctttaatataaccAAATATTTATTGTCATAGTTTTCCTTAACAAAatggacaaaaacaaatctgagtGAGGAGCACCTTGATGAACTAACAGAACTGATGAACGACTGAAAAAACAAATGATACACTCACTTGAGCCAATTACAGGAATGGACATGCCCTTTTCTTCGCTGGCAGGAGGAGCGTCGGGGGTGAGGGTGCCCTCAAACACGGGGGGCTTGGGAGGTGTGATGCTACAATTAAAATGAAACAGACAGGCCGAGAAATACATAAGTTAAAACATTAGAAAGTCAAACAACATCAACGTGGTGCTGGGAGAATAGCTGAAGCTCACTTGTGGCGGTTGAGGGCCAGTTTAATGGAATTTTTCACGACGCGACAACTGTTGCTGGCGGGGAGAGGCGAGGAGGCGTCTGGCAGCTCCATGCTGGGAAGTCTCTGAGGAAGGAAATAACAATATTTTAATACGAgtatttaaaatcatttaataaatactttaacaGAACCAAAGTGCACCACGTAGAGAAAGTAATTATCCAACgttaattaaaatcaaatcattCAGGTATAAAATGAAGCGGTGTTGTTACCTGTGTTCTTGAGGTATCGATGGTTGGAATGGGCTTAGCCTTTGATCCAGAAAGAGGGGTCTAATGGTGAAAAGAGGCAAAATGTGAAAATTTGTTTTGTCCGCCATTACATGGTCAATAGAAGCAGCCAGAGTAAATAACACCTACCGCATTGGGTACTTCTCCTTGTGTGCAGGAATCAGATGGTGGATACGGCTCTTTAAATGCAGAGTCATCATTGGACACCACCTGCAgcaaaaaaacagcacagtgtCCCAAATTAAATCTGCCATTAAATTTAAATCCAACACCAAACACACGGTAACTCCTGCCCTCCTCACCTCTGTGTCTTtgtgcctcttggccaggtcctCTTGTGTAGGCGAGTGTGGTCTCTTGGCAGGAGCTCCGTTGACCGAGTCCTCCAGGCCGTTGTTGGGCTCCTCTGTGGGGCTGCTGGCGGCGTTGGACTGCACGTCGCCGCTCGGCACGTTGGTGACGGAGCTGCTGGCTGGTGGGGAAGAAGGCCTCGCTTTAACCGCAGGCTCTGCAGGATTAGAAGGATTAGAAGGAGACAAACAAGAAGAAATTAGAATAGGATGATTTATCCACATCTTTGACATGCCTTCAACATCTCAATACCTTTTGTCGATTAGTcggtttgaaaaaatgtcaaaattctctgattccagcttcttaaatttgaatattttctggtttctttactcctctacgactgtaaactgaatatctttgatttgtggacaaaataagacatttgaggacgtcatcttgggctttgggaaacactgatcgactttttctgacattttgtagactaaacaactaatcgattaatcgagaaaataatcaacagattaatcaacaatgaaaataatcgttagttgcagccctattctCTAGATTTGAAAAGTTTGATTAAATATTCCGGCTGTCAATTATGCCAAATAACGTTTTATGCTATTGCTAAAATATTAAACAGCCTATCCCAGAGAGGAAAATTACTCTCCCATACTTAATAGACAGTATCTGAGTAATAGTCACTGGACAAATGACTCACGTGAGCCAATGACGGGGATGGACATGCCCTGGTCTGTAGCAGCTGATGCTGATGGtgatgctgctcctgctgctgctcctgctgctgctgctgcgctggGTGCTGGGGAGCTCTCCGCAAAAAGCTGCTTGGGAGGGCTGACGCTGCAAaatacaaagagacagaaaacatttGCTCAGCGTCATATTGTGGATTTGAGTCTGGTCATTGTCAATAgtgataatatatattaaaaaaacaaacaggatatGCATTAGAATAGACCATCTGGGGATACAAAAATCCAATGCAATAGAGAATGACAACactaaaatgcaaataaaagtgTAGAGGTGCATCATACCTGTCCTCTGTGTCAGACGCAGACTTGGGAGCTTTGTTGGATGGAGAGGTAAAGGGAGTCCCTGAGTCTGTGTCTCTGGAGCTGTCCAGGGGACTGTTGTCCAGAGAGATCCGCTTAGAGCTCCCCCCGTTAGAGTTACGGTTCAACTCAGCTATgctctgcagaaaaacaaacacaaaagaggaaaaacatcaAGTCAGTAATcatgaaatgtttaaaaaaaaaattattaaggCTTTTGTCCCAACATGCACATGAAGATAGATCtcaccctcttcttcttctgcaccaGTTCAGGAGGAAGATACTGATGGAGCTGTTTCTTCTTCACATGCGTTGCTTCAATCTTCATCCCATCCTTCAGCATGTTGATGTTGTTGGCTTGTCTGTACACTGCAGACAACAACATGGCGTGTTAAGGTTCATTGACTGCCGGCATGAACGCATGAAACATGTTTGACTTTCTTCTTAGCGTAGTCCATGTGACTGCTGGCCATTTCTTCCATTTTGACACTTTTAAAAGAACATTTGACTTTGCTGAATTCATATTTTCAATATAGAGTCTTGCCGTAACAGAAGAACTACCAAATAGGGCTGAGGGTGTGtattttctcttattttcttACTAGCTAAATTATGTATATTGCATGTGATTACAAAAACAGTGTGGCATAATTTGATTACGTTCCTGAAAACCTGattttgctgcatttattttaaatgggtttttatGCCACTAATATTTTTACTTGCAGTGTATACTAGTAAATGTCCTGTGCTGTAGCCTATTTTATCTTTAACGTTTGACTAGCACCTACCAGTGTCTGTGAAGGACTGGATGTCGTACGTCAGGTCAATGTTCACGCTCTCTGGACTCTCCACTTTCTTGAAGATGATCCCGATGAACCACATGGACACAAAGTCGTTCCtgttacagaaacacacaaatagCAACATGAAAATAACAGTCATGTTTCGTCTTTTCACACATGCCATGGCAATGTTGGAATATGTGGGTCAGACGGGCATAACCCTTTAAGTGCTTTTCTCTGCAATGTTACTGCTTTCATTCACAACACAGCCGTACCGGCATTTTCCCTGAGATGTTACGAGGTCTTGAGGTGCAAAATTGGCAGTACAGATTTCCCTGAATATTGATCCCTGCTCCCATTCACACATGAGCCCATGCAGGGAATGTTCCTGAGCATTTCAGGGATagactgtatgtgtgaaagGAGCTAATGTTGTAGAAATATATTCTTGCAGCTCTCTCAAAGCTGCATTCAACTATTGCCATGTGTCTGCCTAATAATCAATGACAAGACCCAAGCCAATTATGACTCCATGACTAGCAGTATTCACACAGGTCAACAGGAAACATTACTCaaggacaaaaaataaatacttgctGAGTGACCCTGAAAAGGTTTGATTAATGATTAGCAGGATTTTGCCTTCACTAATCCAGAGCTCTCTCAGCGAGCTGTTTGTCTGGATAAAACTGAACTCACTCGTTGCGGTTCTCTTTGGACCCGGGGAAGGACTGGGGGTTGACGTGAGCCAGGGTGATGTACTCGTTTCTCTCCAAGTTTCCCACCAGAACGCGGATCTTTGACTCCACCAGACCGATCCTGAGGGAAAGCATCGAGATGTGTTCACAGAGGTGCCGCTAATACAATTATCCTCAGTACAGTTTCACTCGGTACAGACGCTTACCATTCTAAGTGGTTTTCTTCTGTGGAGGCACTGGCAGTGAGAACGATGTAATGCCTGCAGCACAGAACAGAAGACACGATGTTGAGCAGATTAACACAACAAACTCCTTCTAGGGCTCATAAAATGTTTATACAGGGACGGGCTGCATTACGGCAACGTTTGCTATAGCCTACCCAGGTGTATAATTATGAGGACTACAACTGAATGAAAACCTCCCTCAACACAATCAGTATTTGCTGAAAGACGTCTTAATTCTGTATgcaatataaattaataaacagTTATATCAGCAGCATATtaatctttaaaactgagcagaagctcaaacagagcgtttcagacagagggtgaaaaggggtgctgcagcacagccgctatgagaaaaataaagcaatttttttaacattaaatcatgcaaacatgttctagtagaaaccaaaaatacaagtactGTATGCACATGCAAATAAGCAGAATAAGTCACTCCTCTTTACTTctgtaaaatgattatggtgtgatttttgcggtgatctgtaccaaacaaagatgttttcttaagtctgtagaatatgatgtgtaggccaggacgtctctgcagcaccacaatatttaatttaaaaatggtaTATTGACACATATTTTAGATTTAACAAATGTTgtgcctcctgcgatttgaaaattgcagttggCCATGTTGAGATTTCCAAAAAATTGCAATCAACTGTGAAGCCCTGCTCCGATGATGAAGCAACAGCACCAACAGGACATGGCAGAAAACTCAGTTGTGACACTTGTGTGTGGGAGGAACTTTCATAAACAAAATGAGTCGACCAACTCTACTGACCACAGTTAGGATGAGTCAAATCTGCCCAAATTCAAAAAGTCATAACAATAGGTTGGTcggaaacaaaaaacagtttccaGTTTTAGTTTCAACGGCAAAATACAGTCTATGGCATGCAAACACTCAACACATGAACAGCTCATTTCCACATAACTTAACATGATACCGACTTGTGACTGATGCCATGTATATGAGAAACAAGCAGCTCTATGTTTTACTCATCTTGCTTtgttatagagctgcaacgattaattgatcagttgtcaactattactctgcaactattttgataattgattaattggtttgagtatttttttaagaaaaaataagtcaacgttctcatattgcagcttcttaaatgcgAATATTTGattgtttctttactcctctatgacagttaactgaatatctttgagttgtggaaaaatcaagatatttgaggacatcatcttggactttgggaaacactgatcaacatttttcaccattttataaaccaaacaatttATCGGTTAATCCAGAACATAATagacaaattaatcaacaatgaaaacaatcgttagttgcagccctactttggTAAATAAAATGTTCCATCCATCAATCCTTTTTCTGACAAAATCAACACCTACTTGTACTTCTGGAAGAAGTTGGGTGGCTCAAAGAGTTTGGACCATTCTGCTTTTCCCTGAAGAATCTCATCTGTGACGCTGAGGCCTGTTCATGAACGACAAAAACACATCAGGCTAAACAATCCAACATTCAAAGGGACACTTTTGAAAAACGAATACGTTTTGTTACTCACAGGAACAGAAATGTACCGTTACCATTGCCTTTCAAAAACTTTGCGATGCAAAACTTTAAGAGAACTGGAAAAACAGGTGAACAGATATTTAATTTTCAATCTTTACCGTATTTGAACTCCTCGCTCATGATGGTGCGCGTTGACGTGGAGACATTGTACGTGGAGTTCTGCTGGGGATAGGCGGGGGTGATGATGGGCATCAGGTGGTATCTGTCGGAGGGGTTCACCTAAAAACACGGCACAGGGACCAAGATTGGTTTTCGCTGCAGAAACGAGAGCCTTCATACTCCACCCACCAAAGTGAATGTGTAGGGCAacttcacacacccacacactgacAGGGATCATAAACCCAAAGGGCACACATCCCACACACAAGGTACATCCCAATCCACTTCACTGTTTCccttatttgcatttttttcctcaagtgATGCAAAGCAGGAGGAACGAAGGAAACATATCGTGAAACGAGACGCGCTTCCTTCTAAAACATCATGTGAAGAGATTTGTCTGTTGAGGAAGGCTACAGAGCTGGATCACCTGCAGCATCTTCCCTTTGAGTACGTATTTAGACAGATAATGTGCCGCACTACCCAACGTAGTCACCACCGTTAGCGCTATTCATTTTAGCCATTTCATTTTAACGTGACAAAAGATAATTTGAAATATTACACATGCACATTGAGCCAACTGCTAGACGACGCATGCGTGACAAGCCTGTGTTTAAACTGTGTACAGGTCAGTCAAACCACATTTTAATTTCTAAGTACATTGCACATGCTTAGTTAATAATGTTTTACATCGGACGCCAGCCACTCAACGACTTTGTCCAGGTTCTCGGGGTTAAAAAGGGGGGACTATGTGAGAATGCCTCCTTACCACCAAGAGCTATTTTGGGGTGAAGGTACAGACCGTACTCTGAAAAACTTCACAGGAGTCATTTCTGCCAGCAGTAAAGCCTCTACAATGCAAGTATTTGTTTCTGCACTTGTCCTTTTTCTGGATTATGATGAGCATGTCTCATAGTAAACAGAAATACTTTTAAAAAGTAGCCTAAACATTTGGGAAATTATATAATTGTATCTAAAACTATACTTTCTGCACAATGTACGGTGACTGTTGGCCGTACTGTGACTGAACGGAAACGACACCAATagataattaaaatgtgtttattgctgaagagacacaacaaacatgacaCAGCAATTACAACAGCTAGAATGCTTTCAATTAAGGCTAAAGACCAATTAGTTTAGGGTGTAAGTAAATTTATGGtattataatgaaaaaaaacagtatagcAAAACAAATATATCAAAGGCCAAGGAGAAAAGATTCAAATGGATAACCTGAAAGAAGAGTGTGCAAAGGTGTCCTTAGCAAATATTTACGACTGCAGTGTTGCAATTATGGGATTTTAACACACTGTTTTGCTATTCAGTTGCAAATTTTTTACTGAAGGGGTGTGAGATAAAAAGACGTCCACTTGGGAAGTCTTCCTTGCTCCAAGCTGCTCTGGGAAGCCTCCTCCGAGCACAGTTAAGAGCATCGGAACTCATGATAGAGGACCCGATCAATTTTCCGGGTCACATGAggacagagggatgaggagacatgaaagaagagaaaataacCTATACTCTCATTTGTTGAgctaatttttaaaaataccaaCAAACTCACAATTTAGCGGGTTTAACTGTCCAGACAGTGTTTCCTGTGTCtacacagcaatataaaatggaGGCATAACATCGTTAACATGTGGGTATAAAACACCGGTGTCATACTCACTCTGGGATCCCACACAGGCAAATTCAGATTACTGTCCTCAGGCTGTTTCAATAGCACAGGATTCGGCCACTCCCTGGAGGATGGGAAATTACAAATGTAGTAAAATGTGAGAAATACAACAGGCATTGCACAAGGTTGTGAAATACTGCCATCAAGTGgaacaaaacaaatgtcatgATGTAATTAATTGCAAGAACTAAATACCATTTGGAAAACACCAAGAAGAACTTGTGGACCAGCGTGGCAGCCACAGCGTTAGGATAGAGCTGGCAGGTCCTGGCCACCAGCATGGCCCACGACACTCCACCCAGAAACCCCAGCATGTTGGAGTAGATCCCACGACCTGCAGGCGGACGACACATTACAATAAgggtaagataagataaaataatcctttattagtcccacagcggagAAACTTACAGGAAAGGGAACCTTGCAAACAACAGAGACatcggtaaaaaacaaaacaagatatattaAATAAgtaaactgtaaaaaacaagatagaaaataaaatagtaGACGGACTGAATGAATGGTTGGGTTCACATTATTGCACATATGAAATGTTGATATGTTGTAAGGCAGAGACATCTTAAAAATATTGGTGTCAGCCAAAAGATTTGTTAAGTACACACTAAACTGGGGGGGACACCTGTAGGAGGCAATATCTTTAATTCTACGCACAAATTCGTTAGTCACTTTTTAGAGCACTTCTATAACTACTGAATATGACACAaggataaaataaaatcagacgtacaaaaaaataaatgttaaggTGCACCCAACAACACAAGAACATTTAAATCCACTTACGTTTTGCCCACAGTTTGATGGCTCTCAGTGTCAGTCTGAAGTTTTCTTTGTTTGGCACCAGGTACAGTATTTCGTCAGTCACTCGACAGCCTGTAAGACAAAACACCAGAAACCTAAAACACTGCGAGTAAAGTATTACActcatatatacacacacactcttacagTTAATGCGGAGAGAATTCCCTGTAAGAGAAGATTTAAGTTACAGATGGTTTGTAGCGTACCGTTGAGGCTGCGGATACACCGAATGTCCAAGTTCCTCAGGATGGAGTCTCCCCTCAGGTCCAAGTTGTCTGGAATGGACTGTAAGGCCAGTCTGGCAAAAAGCAGGTCAATCTGCTCAGGCGGACACAGAGGAGAAGGAAAGTACAGATGACACAGAGTATAAATGATCCGTCTAATACTAAAATACCAGGCACAACAaaatgcttttttgtttttgtcataaaCAGGTCGACGCCTCTTTCTTGTGGGAATGGCAAGCAAGTTCAAAGCAGTACGGCACAACAGGATGAgcttttaaatgatttatttatttttgaaatttcATCAAGGCGAAATACAAGACTTCAAGTACAGAGGTTTCATTCTGGTTTCTCTCATCTCTGTTACCTTATTTTATATCTCAAAGTGACTTACCTCTATTCCGTCAAATTTGAACTTTATCACTGGTACAAAGGCGTCCTCGACAGCCTTGAGAAAGCACCAAAAGAGACAATATCACCAACACGTCTCAGACAAGGCGAAGTCACATGGCTGACTGACATCATCATGAACAAGAGGTTGAAAATCAAAGTCAAGAACACAGAGCTTATAAAGAAACATGCAAGTGTCACCTATGGTTGTCTTTGGGGACCAGGGTTTCAGTATAATATCCAATTTAATATCATCCTCCTTTTACAACATCTAATAAATACAGGGCTACTCTGAGTAACATTTATCAACCAATAAAAGTGCACCACCACTTTGCATTTTTGGATAAGATCAGCAAGATgtgaatttaatttgtttttaaactgcAAGTAAACACTTTAACAAATAGCAGCTCATCtgataattatatataaatataatttagtgtcaaaacaaacaaactaaaagggTGTACACACTTTTTCATCATGTATATTGATGTTAATAAAGACACACACCTTGGGAAATTAACACACAAGCTGACCTAACAACAGCACAGGCAATACTCCTGGGTTTTGCTCTCTGCTGACAGTTACTACATTATAGCTCCTCTATCTATTCAGCAAAAATAAACTCAGCCATACAGATGTAAGGGAGTAATCTTTATCAGTGTTTGGTATTGTTCTGCATTCCCAATACAGTGAACTCAGCTCTCTGTTGCTCTTGCATCTTTCTCAATGAAAAACCTTTGATTGAATGGACTGATTTTTACAAGCTCAAGGGTGAAACAGGGGCTTTCTTCATTGAGAAATGGCCAGACGTGCTACATAAACTTACCCTCAGGTCTTTGATCTCTTCGTGCTGTTTGAATTTCTCAAAGAAAGACTGGAAAAAGTCACTTCTTTCTACATGGCGTGGAGCCACACATAAGGCATCAATATCAGCTCCTGAAAGAAACCCTTAGTGTTAGCGGTGTGATCTGCGTTGCCCAGTAGGTTAAATGGTTAATGACTTCAATAACAATCTGATAAGTTGCTGCATTCAAGGTCAAAGAGAGTTCATGTGATAAAATatcacagataaaaaaaacaagtagagcaacttggtaaaaaatattctaaattaacaagaattacaattcaagcgtaaacctttttaatgcagcaacaaattggtcaaaacttaaacaggaattcaaattccagtatataatgtacacaggatataaacatagaatttaatgaATAGATCGGTCCCATTGTCACAGacatccgatccagctattcgAGTCGGTATCGGCCCGACATCTGATccagtatcagtgcatccctagaagTCACATTCTGAAATCTCGCGAGAGGGttagacctcatccacattgttgaaatcagcTACAT carries:
- the papolg gene encoding poly(A) polymerase gamma isoform X3, translating into MKEMSSTMPGGQQPQKHYGITSAISLAPPRDIDHQYTTKLCDAMKPFGVFEDEEELNHRLAVLGKLNNFVKEWIAEISELKNLPPSAISCVGGKIFTFGSYRLGVHTKGADIDALCVAPRHVERSDFFQSFFEKFKQHEEIKDLRAVEDAFVPVIKFKFDGIEIDLLFARLALQSIPDNLDLRGDSILRNLDIRCIRSLNGCRVTDEILYLVPNKENFRLTLRAIKLWAKRRGIYSNMLGFLGGVSWAMLVARTCQLYPNAVAATLVHKFFLVFSKWEWPNPVLLKQPEDSNLNLPVWDPRVIFSSFMSPHPSVLM
- the papolg gene encoding poly(A) polymerase gamma isoform X1, giving the protein MKEMSSTMPGGQQPQKHYGITSAISLAPPRDIDHQYTTKLCDAMKPFGVFEDEEELNHRLAVLGKLNNFVKEWIAEISELKNLPPSAISCVGGKIFTFGSYRLGVHTKGADIDALCVAPRHVERSDFFQSFFEKFKQHEEIKDLRAVEDAFVPVIKFKFDGIEIDLLFARLALQSIPDNLDLRGDSILRNLDIRCIRSLNGCRVTDEILYLVPNKENFRLTLRAIKLWAKRRGIYSNMLGFLGGVSWAMLVARTCQLYPNAVAATLVHKFFLVFSKWEWPNPVLLKQPEDSNLNLPVWDPRVNPSDRYHLMPIITPAYPQQNSTYNVSTSTRTIMSEEFKYGLSVTDEILQGKAEWSKLFEPPNFFQKYKHYIVLTASASTEENHLEWIGLVESKIRVLVGNLERNEYITLAHVNPQSFPGSKENRNENDFVSMWFIGIIFKKVESPESVNIDLTYDIQSFTDTVYRQANNINMLKDGMKIEATHVKKKQLHQYLPPELVQKKKRSIAELNRNSNGGSSKRISLDNSPLDSSRDTDSGTPFTSPSNKAPKSASDTEDSVSPPKQLFAESSPAPSAAAAAGAAAGAASPSASAATDQGMSIPVIGSQPAVKARPSSPPASSSVTNVPSGDVQSNAASSPTEEPNNGLEDSVNGAPAKRPHSPTQEDLAKRHKDTEVVSNDDSAFKEPYPPSDSCTQGEVPNATPLSGSKAKPIPTIDTSRTQRLPSMELPDASSPLPASNSCRVVKNSIKLALNRHNITPPKPPVFEGTLTPDAPPASEEKGMSIPVIGSKHVASKHAVPPVGSSIPTLVSRGADPLNGATAKRSHSPSLEEQAKRLKETEKARIHIA
- the papolg gene encoding poly(A) polymerase gamma isoform X2, translated to MKEMSSTMPGGQQPQKHYGITSAISLAPPRDIDHQYTTKLCDAMKPFGVFEDEEELNHRLAVLGKLNNFVKEWIAEISELKNLPPSAISCVGGKIFTFGSYRLGVHTKGADIDALCVAPRHVERSDFFQSFFEKFKQHEEIKDLRAVEDAFVPVIKFKFDGIEIDLLFARLALQSIPDNLDLRGDSILRNLDIRCIRSLNGCRVTDEILYLVPNKENFRLTLRAIKLWAKRRGIYSNMLGFLGGVSWAMLVARTCQLYPNAVAATLVHKFFLVFSKWEWPNPVLLKQPEDSNLNLPVWDPRVIHLNLFSLAFDIFVLLYCFFSL